The Pyrenophora tritici-repentis strain M4 chromosome 2, whole genome shotgun sequence genome window below encodes:
- a CDS encoding DnaJ, DnaJ-class molecular chaperone with C-terminal Zn finger domain protein: MAPPADYYKVLEVDPKASQQQVRDAYKKAALKHHPDRVPSDSPERASRTKKFQQINDAYYTLSDTTRRRDYDAARMYNSFTGSTTTPDSDPEEEIPNAGAAGGAGGFAQGFPWSAFGFGSAPAGNTEESHNRFSEEQFGGIFEEMLREEGMADEDAHPTGKFWSFVGGLSGAAMGFIVANFPGMVAGAVAGNRLGAVRDTKGKSVYAVFQEMPQAEKARLLSGLAAKVFANVVSA; encoded by the exons ATGG CTCCTCCAGCGGACTATT ACAAGGTCCTCGAAGTCGACCCCAAGGCCTCCCAACAGCAGGTTCGCGATGCCTACAAAAA AGCAGCGCTAAAACACCACCCCGACCGCGTTCCCTCAGACTCTCCGGAACGCGCCAGTCGCACGAAGAAATTCCAACAAATCAACGATGCCTACTATACCCTCTCAGATACCACGCGCCGCCGGGATTACGATGCCGCACGCATGTACAATAGCTTCACAGGTAGCACCACCACACCCGACTCGGACCCTGAAGAAGAGATTCCCAATGCTGGAGCTGCGGGTGGCGCAGGAGGATTCGCCCAAGGCTTTCCATGGTCTGCATTTGGGTTTGGCAGTGCCCCCGCAGGTAATACGGAAGAGAGTCACAATCGCTTCAGCGAGGAGCAGTTTGGCGGCATCTTCGAAGAAATGCTGAGGGAAGAAGGTATGGCGGACGAAGATGCGCATCCTACGGGCAAGTTCTGGAGTTTTGTTGGTGGGCTTAGTGGCGCGGCTATGGGCTTCATTGTGGCCAACTTCCCCGGTATGGTTGCGGGAGCTGTGGCAGGGAATAGACTTGGGGCGGTCAGGGATACGAAGGGAAAGAGCGTCTATGCGGTGTTCCAGGAAATGCCGCAGGCGGAAAAGGCGCGCTTGTTGAGTGGGTTGGCGGCAAAGGTGTTTGCCAATGTTGTGTCTGCATGA
- a CDS encoding GRP domain containing protein has translation MQHLYKKLQHFLREIWRYAQRHPYKVFFMVIMPLVSGGVLHKLARQFGVNLPQTGGGGHQTARGGYSGSSHNNGGGYYGSQGYGRETTTTRTSATANGGGGGMMSGLANIDMQSVAGGIGGLASLASMASRFM, from the coding sequence ATGCAGCACCTGTACAAGAAGTTGCAGCATTTCCTACGCGAGATCTGGCGCTATGCCCAAAGACACCCGTACAAGGTCTTCTTCATGGTCATTATGCCCTTGGTCTCGGGTGGTGTCTTGCACAAGCTTGCCAGGCAGTTTGGCGTCAATTTACCCCAAACTGGTGGTGGTGGCCACCAGACCGCGAGGGGCGGATACTCTGGCTCCTCGCATAACAATGGTGGTGGCTACTATGGAAGCCAGGGCTATGGCAGAGAGACCACCACAACCAGGACGTCTGCTACTGCAAATGGAGGAGGTGGCGGCATGATGAGTGGTCTGGCGAATATCGACATGCAGAGCGTGGCGGGTGGCATTGGCGGACTGGCTAGTTTGGCGAGTATGGCGTCGAGATTCatgtga